TTTTCAATTTGTTGCAGAATTTAAGATAATTAATTGGTATATATGTGACAAAGTAGGCCTGAAGTAtaatggttttacattttttaatgataaaaaatgacattaaatttgccatcttccatttttaagtatacagttcagtagtgctaaatatattcacattgttgtttAGCAAAGTTGTCAAgctttttcatcttataaaacttAAATACCCAGTAAATACAAATACCCCCACTCCTTCCCACAACCCTCTGCAACcacattctactttttgtttctataattttgactactttagatacttcatatgagtggaatcatatggtattggtctttttGTGATGGACTTATTTCATCCAGGATACTGTCCTTGAAGTTCACCCACATCATAGACGTgataaaatttccttctttttttaaggttgcatgatattccattttgtgtatatgtcacattttctttttccatacatCCACCAGTAGACATATGGATTGCTTCCATCTCTTTgctattgtgaacagtgctgcaTTGAATGTTGGTGTGTGAATATCTCTTAAGATCTTGCTTTGAATTCCTTTtgatatatacacagaagtggggttgttggatcatatggtaattatatttttaatttattgcagAACAGCCATTCTACATTCTATAGTGGATGCATCattttacttgttattttctgttcttttaatggTAGTCATCCTCATGGGTATGAAGTGATAcatcactgtagttttgatttgtatttctcttatgattagtgatgttaagcgtcttttcatgtgcttattgtccACTTGGAtatctttggagaattgtctgttGTTACAGAGTTATAGGAGTTCCTTATGTATTCTGGACattagtcccttatcagatatatgatttgcagatattttctcctattttgttgattgccttttcactctgttgattttttcctatgatgtgcagaagtttttaagtttgatttagtcacatttgctatttttgcttttattgcttgtTTTTGGTGTTTAAGAAATCAGTGTTCTGAAGCTTTTCCCCTCTGTCTTTTCCTAGGCATTTTCcagttttaggtctcacatttaggtctttaattcattttgagttactttttgtatatgatggagggtaagggtccaacttcattcttttgcatatggatatccaataaCAGTTGGCGAAAGTATCCTTACCTCATTGTGTAGGCTTGGCACAAAATTCCAAGGTCATTTGATCATGTCCAGgagaatttatttctgtgctctcttctgTATGTCTgcctttatgccagtaccatgccaTCTTGATTACTGTTGATTTATTGTATGTTTTGAACTCATGAAGGATGaggcctccaactttgttctttttcaggactgTTTTGGCTCTTTTCAGGTTCTcatgaatttccatatgaattttaagactttttttttctatttctgccaaaACTGCTGTTGGGCTTTTAACACAGCTTACATtcaatctgtagatcactttagGTAGGAtagacatattaacaatattaagtcttccaatccatgaacatgggatatatttctattcatttctatgttttattcttttatgctttgtagttttcagtgcacaaATCAtccccttggttaaatttattcccaagtgttttattctttttgatgctattgtaggttggattattaatttcctttttggattggtCATTAATAGTATAcaaaaacacaactgatttttatgtatttattttgtgtcctgcaacttcactgaaatTGTTTATTATAACAGTTTAGGGGGGTTTTGTGacatctttaggattttcttcaTGTGAAATCATACCATCTgcagacaattttacttcttcatttccaatttggatgctttatttttttttcttgcttaattgttTTGACTCAAACTTCCAATACTAAGTTGAATAGAAATGGTTAAAGTGGTCATCCTTACTTTGTTCTtgatcttggaggaaaagcttATACTCTTTCAACATTGAATATGATTTTAACTGTGGGCTTTTAATATATGCTTTTAGTATATTGAGGcagttttctttcattcctagtttgttgagtgttttcaccatgaaagggtgttgaattttgccaaatgcattttctgcctcaactgagatgatcatgtgggttTTGTCATTCATTATATTAATATGGTCTAttactttgaattattttcatatattgaaccATGCTTACATTCTGGGTATAAATCCAACTTAGTCATGGTGTATAAaccttttaatatactgttgaattcaatctGCTAGTATTGTTGATGAgttttgcatcaatattcatcaggaacattggtctgtagttttcttctcttgttgTGATAATGGATTTACTTTTAAACACCATTAGTGAATAATTCCTGAGACATGCCTTatgttttaaacatattaaatggTTTAAGCATTCTTTTAAGCTTTGTTCTCTGGCTAAAAATGTCATGTTCAAAAATTAGGCtggaaaatatgttaaaaagaattcagaatggTACACAACTAGAAACATCTTAAAACACCTCCTTTTATGTCAAGGAAGTTTCATTCTCCACTCTCAAAGAAGCCAAATGcaggtttggggaaggaaaaagtctTCCCTCTATGTTTGATATGGTATTTAACATTCTCAACTTgtgtggtttgtttatttatttgtttgtttgtttaaagaggTATGTGTATGTCAAACAGATTTGAGTACTGCAATGCAATTACTTCAAACCATATAATTTAAACTAAAATGGGGACATTACTTGTGACAATAATCGAAGTACAGCcccattaaagatatttttcagtaGCAACAGATGGTTTTGGGAGACTCACACAACTTCAGCACATATTTACTTTTAGCTATGTTTCCTTAAGTTCAgtcaaaacataaatattaattgaaattcCATCTCAGAGTTATGAAAAGTAGATttattctttgggttttctattttgaattaagaTTAAGCAATAACATGTGGCAGAAATTTACTTAACAGAAAACTTACTGTGGTCATTGTACCTCTTTTAGGATTACtctgaatggaaacaaaaagaggaataaatttgTGGAGGCAAtgatatttggaaaattattgCTCTCTgaggtatgtttttattttatggattttccTGATAAAAGTCAGAATCAGGTAATTTTATAATGTTGAAAAGttttgtacatatataatatatggtaaAGGAACCAGATTAGGGTGAGGGGAATGCCAGTGTTGCCTCTCCACACGGAAGAGAAAGTATCCAGCATCAGCATTATGCAACACATCCATTTCCTTCTCCTACCTCCAAATGCCAAATATGgatcaggtgattttttttctaaataccatCTTGTTAGACCAGTAACTTGGTTtgcatattttctaaaacaacaacaaaaatatagcacttttctttctttctactaaAATATGACAAATAACAGAACTTTTAGGACTGGCTATTTGTATCAGTTTGCCTCTTGGTCAATCACAAAGAAAACTGTATTTTGCAAAGTTCAAAGATAATAGCACCAAATACAAACCGAAAGCTTGCTATGTGTTGGACACCAGGCTTCAAGTACATTATGTGCTGTATTTTATTGAATCCTTACAGTAATTTTAGGAGGCTAAAGAAAACACCATCCACTAAAGTACTTCAATACTTAAAGCTGAAGttcaatatagaaaaacaaatgtaaggaAACATGTAACTGTACATTTAATATCTTAGTAAGTAACTGCCTAGTTTTGAGAAAGCAAGATAGACCATGGATCCACAGTGGCTTTTTATACCTGATTGGAATCCAGAAAACTAGAACCATTAACTGCTAATATTATCTTTTATAAGCAGGTAAGCAATACATACTTGACCTCAGAAGACCTCATTCAAACCATTAGATTATGACAGAATAAGTCAAATGTCCCCAGCTTTCCTTCATTTACCTATTCTCCAACAACCACTAGTTAGCTAGAACTAATATGGATAAGAGATATAGTAAGAtgtcaataaatataattaacttCTGTGAACATTTAATATCTGTCAAGCACTACACTAAGAGCTTTATATCAATTCCTTGAATTCTCTCAATAATCCTAATGACCAAACCCATTTTATATAAAGAAGCTGAGGCTTCAATGTATTAAAGAACATATCCCCTCCACTAAAAGAAACATATCCAGTATATCCATGCTTTATAACTCCTAAGTGGCTAGTGACATTCCCATGAGATTGGTGAAATTAAATGTGtaaatacatttgtgtttttcatgAAGACCAGTGGTAATAGTGGGGTAAAGTCCTTTGACTGTTTTATTCAGTCCAAGATTAGCTGTGACCATTAGAATATAAGAaaaactgacattttcttttttttatgtttatttatttttgagagagagagagagacagagtgtgagtgagggtggggcagagaaggagggagacacagattccaaagctgactccaggctctgtactattagcacagagcctgatgtgggactcgaacccaagaggtgtgaaatcataacctgagccaaagttggacacttaaccaactgagccacccaggtgcccctgatattttctttttgtagttgaGTTAGATTAATTTTTTGCATAAGAATAATTGAGCTAGAATAGCATTGACTGATAGGTCTTCAGAGTATAcgatttggaaaagaaaaacttctgaaaacaaataaaaacaactattaaaatataaaaaactaaaaatgaattttgagtGTTTTATAAACTGCCTTTCATGTTTTGCATTTGACCTTTTGATTCTTCTTGGAGGCTTAAATAGGCAATTTCTCAAgtcaactttgtttttaaagaaatgatatctgtgtgtttttctgagtgtccctggtgtgtgtgtgtgtgtgtgtgtgtgtgtgtgtgtttgagggtTTTACCCAATTAAATTGTAAAAGTGGTAACTAATTTTAGTGTAAGAAGGAAAATATAGGAAAGTATACTGTAATTTAAAAGCTTGTGTAGTTGTTTTGAACATTCTGTTAATAGATTTGTGATTATGCCTTTTTAGTAGACAAAAGAAAGTCTGTAATGTAGCAAGTATATGGAAAAAACATAACATCTGTCCTAATCTAATTTTCAGGCACATCTCCAGACTTTGATTTGGCTGAAGTAACTTCTACCACAGAGCTGTGGGCATGCCTGGGATTGAGAAACACAGTTAAAAGACTCCCAGTTGCTTCTTGCCTTTTGAAAACTTCTGAAAACCATCCCTTCAGACTCCAGAATTGTACCCATCTCAACCAAGACTTTGCttgaatgtttacattttctgCTTCCTATTCTACCTATCACTATTTAGCATTCACCTTTTGTTAAAATTTCGGAGTGTCAGGATTGAGCTTGCTCAGCAAGCCAGCATGGCTAGAATGAGCTTTGTGTTAGCAGCTTGCCAATTGGTGCTGGGCTTGCTAATGACTTCATTAACTGGGTACTCCCTACAAAATAGTGAGTGTCCACAACTTTGTGTATGTGAAATTAGGCCCTGGTTCACCCCGCAATCCACATACAGAGAAGCCACCACTGTTGATTGCAATGATCTCCGCTTAACAAGGATTCCCAGCAACCTTTCTAGTGATACTCAAGTGCTTCTCTTACAGAGCAATAACATTGCAAAGACCGTGGATGAGCTCCAGCAGCTTTTCAACTTGACTGAGCTAGATTTCTCCCAAAACAACTTCACAAATATTAAGGAGGTTGGGCTAGCAAACCTGACCCAGCTCACTACTCTACATTTGGAGGAAAATCAGATTACGGAAATGACTGATTACTGTCTGCAGGACCTCAGCAACCTTCAAGAACTCTATATCAACCATAACCAGATTAGCACTATTTCTGCTAATGCTTTTTCAggcttaaaaaatcttttaaggcTCCACTTGAACTccaataaattgaaaattattgATAGCCGCTGGTTTGATTCAACACCCAACCTGGAAATTCTCATGATTGGGGAAAACCCTGTGATTGGAATTCTGGATATGAACTTTAAACCCCTCTCAAATTTGAGAAGCCTGGTTTTGGCAGGAATGTATCTCACCGATATTCCTGGAAATGCCTTGGTGGGCTTGGATAGCCTTGAAAGCCTGTCTTTTTATGATAACAAACTGGTCAAGGTCCCCCAACTTGCCCTGCAAAAGGttccaaatttaaaattcttagacCTCAACAAAAACCCCATCCACAAAATCCAAGAAGGGGACTTCAAAAATATGCTTCGGCTAAAAGAACTAGGAATCAACAATATGGGGGAACTTGTTTCTGTGGATCGCTATGCCCTTGATAACTTGCCTGAACTCACAAAGTTAGAAGCCACCAATAACCCCAAATTATCTTATATCCACCGCTTGGCTTTTCGAAGTGTTCCTGCCCTGGAAAGCTTGATGTTGAACAACAATGCCTTGAATGCTGTTTACCAAAAGACAGTAGAAT
The Panthera uncia isolate 11264 chromosome A2, Puncia_PCG_1.0, whole genome shotgun sequence genome window above contains:
- the LRRN1 gene encoding leucine-rich repeat neuronal protein 1 produces the protein MARMSFVLAACQLVLGLLMTSLTGYSLQNSECPQLCVCEIRPWFTPQSTYREATTVDCNDLRLTRIPSNLSSDTQVLLLQSNNIAKTVDELQQLFNLTELDFSQNNFTNIKEVGLANLTQLTTLHLEENQITEMTDYCLQDLSNLQELYINHNQISTISANAFSGLKNLLRLHLNSNKLKIIDSRWFDSTPNLEILMIGENPVIGILDMNFKPLSNLRSLVLAGMYLTDIPGNALVGLDSLESLSFYDNKLVKVPQLALQKVPNLKFLDLNKNPIHKIQEGDFKNMLRLKELGINNMGELVSVDRYALDNLPELTKLEATNNPKLSYIHRLAFRSVPALESLMLNNNALNAVYQKTVESLPNLREISIHSNPLRCDCVIHWINSNKTNIRFMEPLSMFCAMPPEYRGQQVKEVLIQDSSEQCLPMIAHDTFPNHLNMDIGTTVFLDCRAMAEPEPEIYWVTPLGNKITVDTLSDKYKLSSEGTLEIFNIQIEDSGRYTCVAQNVEGADTRVVTIKVNGTLLDGTQVLKIYVKQTESHSILVSWKVNSNVMTSNLKWSSATMKIDNPHITYTARVPVDVHEYNLTHLQPSTDYEVCLTVSNIHQQTQKSCVNVTTKNAAFALDISDQETSTALAAVMGSMFAVISLASIAVYIAKRFKRKNYHHSLKKYMQKTSSIPLNELYPPLINLWEGDSEKDKDGSADTKPTQVDTSRSYYMW